In Flavobacterium sp. WV_118_3, one DNA window encodes the following:
- a CDS encoding sterol desaturase family protein — MKHKTIYNKGQAQLFRNKYLEMLTKTHPAVIWGMYIPIVTGLLFVANQRYHIEVRNVIFLFFGGMLFWTFFEYIAHRYLFHFISDNPRMKRISYVLHGNHHEYPRDRERLFMPPVPSLILATTLFLLHYLFLWDYTWAFFPGFMFGYLLYASMHYAIHAYAPPFKFMKPLWRNHHLHHYKDEHLGFGVSNTFWDRLFGTMFDLTKNAEDPEKTKALQFEKKKIE; from the coding sequence ATGAAGCACAAAACCATTTATAACAAAGGTCAGGCGCAGCTTTTTAGAAATAAATACCTGGAGATGCTCACCAAAACGCATCCGGCCGTAATTTGGGGGATGTATATCCCGATAGTAACCGGATTGTTGTTTGTTGCAAATCAGCGGTATCATATAGAAGTCCGGAATGTCATTTTCCTTTTTTTCGGGGGAATGCTGTTCTGGACTTTTTTTGAATATATCGCACACCGGTACCTGTTTCATTTTATTTCAGACAACCCACGTATGAAACGGATCTCATATGTGTTGCATGGCAACCATCACGAATATCCACGCGATCGGGAACGGCTGTTTATGCCGCCGGTGCCCAGCCTGATTCTGGCTACGACGCTATTCCTTTTGCATTATCTTTTTTTATGGGATTATACCTGGGCTTTTTTTCCGGGGTTTATGTTTGGCTATTTGCTATATGCATCGATGCATTATGCGATTCATGCCTACGCACCACCTTTTAAGTTTATGAAACCGCTGTGGCGTAATCATCATTTGCATCATTATAAAGATGAACATTTGGGTTTTGGGGTGAGCAATACGTTTTGGGATCGCCTTTTCGGAACCATGTTCGATCTGACAAAAAATGCCGAGGATCCGGAAAAAACAAAAGCACTGCAATTTGAGAAGAAAAAAATAGAATGA
- a CDS encoding prolyl oligopeptidase family serine peptidase: MKLMYKSVLFVLLGITPLFAQENTTYQKPPASILQLADFERAPSVIMDTKKEWMLLTYRNTYKSLDDLNQEELRLGGLRINPVTNISSTVTYMNNIKVRRIKDKNIIQVQGLPQNPKISNLSWSPDEKKMTFTHTTATGVELWILDIATAKATKLTDANLNANLGNPVNWFRDGQSLLVKMLPKNRPALIDAKKDLPNGPIVSTSEGKVSQNRTYQDLLKNRTDEANFENITTSELYRIGLDGKSSLFKAADMYAGETFSPDGNYLLVTVLQKPFSYIVPLNRFPQKTTVYDLNGKEVKVVNEVPLTEIMPKGFMAVRKGKRSMNWRNDAPATLFFAEALDEGNPENKVEFRDQLYLWSAPFTANPTPLVKTQQRFSDIIWGNDKIAIVSDSWYDTRNTKTYLINPSNPSEAPKVIWDRNEQDIYSDPGNFETVKNVYGKRVLALENDNAFLIGAGYTKNGQFPFIDEFNIKTLKTKRLYQSAYTDKMESIFSIEDFKKGDVLVLIQSKSEFPNYYFRNIKKKNQLTQVTDFANPFESIKNVYKEVIKYKRKDGVELSGTLYLPAGYDRTAKKDKLPLLIWAYPTEYKDKNSAGQSSSNPNEFTFPYYGSFIYWVTRGYAVLDDAAFPIVGEGKTEPNDTFIPQLVANAEAAIDAVDKLGYINRKKVAVGGHSYGAFMTANLLTHSNLFACGIARSGAYNRTLTPFGFQSEQRNYWEVPNIYNEMSPFMNAEKMKIPLLLVHGEADNNPGTFTLQTERYFQALKGLGAPARMVILPKESHGYVAKENIFHLLWEQDQFLEKYLKN, translated from the coding sequence ATGAAATTAATGTACAAATCGGTTTTATTTGTGCTATTGGGAATCACCCCACTATTCGCACAGGAAAACACCACCTACCAGAAACCGCCAGCCAGTATCTTACAGTTGGCCGATTTTGAAAGAGCGCCATCCGTTATCATGGATACCAAAAAAGAATGGATGCTACTCACGTATCGCAACACCTACAAAAGTTTGGACGACCTCAACCAGGAAGAATTACGTCTGGGTGGTTTACGAATCAATCCGGTAACCAATATTTCGAGTACGGTTACCTATATGAACAATATAAAAGTGCGCCGTATTAAGGATAAAAACATAATACAGGTACAAGGTTTACCGCAAAATCCGAAGATCAGCAACCTTTCCTGGTCGCCGGATGAGAAAAAAATGACTTTTACCCATACCACTGCCACCGGAGTGGAATTATGGATTTTGGATATTGCAACGGCTAAAGCCACAAAACTAACCGATGCCAATTTGAATGCGAATCTTGGGAATCCTGTTAATTGGTTCCGCGACGGGCAAAGTCTTTTGGTAAAAATGTTACCGAAAAACAGACCGGCTTTAATCGATGCAAAAAAAGACTTACCAAATGGTCCAATTGTATCGACCAGCGAAGGAAAAGTTTCCCAAAACAGAACGTATCAGGATTTGTTAAAAAACAGAACCGATGAAGCCAACTTCGAAAACATAACCACTTCGGAATTATACCGTATCGGATTGGATGGTAAAAGCAGTCTTTTTAAAGCAGCCGATATGTATGCCGGAGAAACATTTTCACCGGACGGAAATTACCTATTGGTAACTGTCCTTCAAAAACCGTTTTCGTATATCGTACCGCTAAACCGTTTTCCACAAAAAACAACCGTTTATGATCTAAACGGAAAAGAAGTTAAAGTGGTAAATGAAGTTCCGTTAACAGAGATCATGCCAAAAGGTTTTATGGCCGTGCGCAAAGGAAAAAGAAGTATGAACTGGAGAAACGATGCTCCGGCGACACTTTTCTTTGCCGAAGCATTGGATGAAGGAAATCCGGAAAACAAAGTGGAATTCCGCGATCAGTTGTATTTATGGTCGGCGCCTTTTACGGCCAATCCGACGCCATTAGTAAAAACACAACAACGTTTTAGCGATATCATTTGGGGTAACGACAAAATCGCCATTGTATCTGACAGTTGGTATGACACACGTAATACCAAAACCTATCTGATCAACCCATCGAATCCATCGGAAGCACCAAAAGTAATCTGGGATCGAAACGAACAGGATATTTATTCCGATCCGGGGAATTTTGAAACCGTTAAAAATGTTTACGGAAAACGTGTATTAGCACTGGAAAATGACAATGCCTTTTTAATTGGTGCGGGTTATACCAAAAACGGACAATTTCCTTTTATCGATGAATTCAACATCAAAACCTTAAAGACAAAACGTCTGTATCAATCGGCTTATACCGATAAAATGGAGAGTATTTTCTCTATTGAGGATTTCAAAAAAGGTGATGTTTTGGTGCTAATTCAGTCCAAAAGTGAGTTCCCGAATTACTACTTCCGTAACATCAAAAAGAAAAATCAGTTAACACAGGTTACCGATTTTGCCAACCCGTTTGAGAGTATTAAAAACGTCTATAAAGAAGTGATCAAATACAAACGTAAAGACGGTGTGGAACTATCGGGTACGCTATACTTACCGGCCGGTTACGACCGTACGGCTAAAAAAGACAAACTACCGTTACTGATCTGGGCCTATCCAACCGAATACAAAGACAAAAACAGCGCCGGACAAAGTTCGTCGAATCCAAATGAGTTTACCTTCCCGTACTACGGATCGTTTATCTATTGGGTAACCCGTGGTTATGCCGTTTTGGATGACGCTGCTTTCCCGATTGTTGGAGAAGGAAAAACCGAACCGAATGATACTTTTATACCGCAATTGGTAGCCAATGCCGAAGCTGCAATCGATGCAGTAGATAAATTAGGCTATATCAACCGTAAAAAAGTTGCCGTTGGTGGCCATTCGTATGGTGCTTTTATGACAGCAAATTTATTAACGCATTCCAACTTGTTTGCTTGTGGTATCGCACGTAGTGGTGCTTACAACCGAACACTAACGCCTTTTGGTTTCCAAAGTGAACAACGTAACTATTGGGAAGTGCCAAACATTTATAACGAGATGTCACCGTTTATGAATGCCGAGAAAATGAAAATACCTCTTTTATTGGTGCATGGCGAAGCCGATAACAACCCGGGAACGTTTACCCTACAAACAGAACGTTACTTCCAGGCTTTAAAAGGTTTGGGCGCACCAGCGAGAATGGTTATCCTACCGAAAGAATCACACGGCTATGTAGCCAAAGAAAATATTTTCCATTTGCTATGGGAACAGGATCAATTCCTTGAAAAATATCTTAAAAATTAA
- a CDS encoding TonB-dependent receptor, translating into MKLKLFLICMLAAIGNLYAQTQGSVTGKVVDKASKEPISYATIAIKENNKVVTGGITEDNGSFTIGGLAPKSYVLEIQYMGYKTLTRSITITPENKIVALGTLTFEPEAKQLEGVTVVAERSTIEQKIDRKVVNVGRDLTTAGATASDIMNNIPSVNVDQDGKISLRGNENVRVLVDGKPTNMDASQLLKQIPSTSIKKIELITNPSAKYNPEGMSGIINIVLHKNSNDGFNGNFNTGITFGDVPKYNNTLDMNYRSGKVNFFGTYGNTLGERLNKGEIKQFDDNSLQLFDISNDNKTHMFKAGMDFYINDKNTISAYTNQSFTSGLGNVRTDLFFPNAANNITQKDIYDTDNVNSTYNLAYKHLFGKEGHTLDVEANYNHTKSNQDASFNPMGGGLNPYADYVKDNRNSTIINVDYVNPLNEKSTLEMGAEARLMRTDNNYLTSRLNTPNANFNYDVDIYSFYTTFGQKFKKFSYQLGARLESYKVQADYFQNGENAPFKNDYITVYPSAYFTYTPTEANQFQISMSRRVDRPSVEQTKPIREFSTPRVTSIGNPELVPQFTNSVELNYTRMLKNGSVTAGVYYRDIHDEITRTFYPDPNADPDTKKIIMSYTNFDKNLAYGFEVSANYKFNSWWDVQPSVDFSNIRQKGVVAIKNDVTGDFDYTLKQIDAAAFNARLNNNFKASKSLRFSLFGFYRGPVDGVQANSKAMYKIDAGTRYSFWANKASLSIRFNDIFKTMKYGFESQNPYPGEGEFRWESQSLFVGFNYMFGGGKNRALQRKQREDNTKQSSGGMF; encoded by the coding sequence ATGAAACTAAAACTATTCTTAATCTGTATGCTTGCCGCTATCGGTAATCTTTACGCCCAAACCCAGGGATCTGTCACGGGTAAGGTGGTTGATAAAGCTTCAAAAGAGCCGATATCCTATGCCACCATTGCCATTAAAGAAAACAACAAAGTGGTTACCGGAGGTATTACAGAAGATAATGGTTCGTTCACTATTGGCGGACTGGCACCAAAATCGTATGTTTTGGAAATCCAGTATATGGGTTACAAAACCCTGACACGATCGATAACCATCACCCCGGAAAATAAAATCGTTGCTTTGGGCACCCTCACCTTTGAACCGGAAGCCAAACAATTGGAAGGCGTTACCGTAGTAGCCGAACGTTCTACCATCGAACAGAAAATCGACCGAAAAGTCGTAAACGTAGGACGTGATCTGACCACTGCAGGCGCTACAGCATCGGATATTATGAACAATATCCCATCGGTAAACGTCGATCAGGACGGAAAAATTTCGCTACGTGGAAACGAAAACGTACGCGTATTGGTAGATGGAAAACCGACCAATATGGATGCTTCTCAGCTATTAAAGCAAATCCCGTCGACTTCCATTAAAAAAATTGAGTTAATCACTAATCCATCGGCAAAATACAATCCGGAAGGAATGTCCGGTATTATTAATATCGTTTTGCACAAAAACTCCAACGATGGTTTTAACGGAAACTTTAATACCGGTATCACATTTGGTGACGTACCTAAGTACAACAATACGTTGGATATGAACTACCGAAGCGGAAAAGTAAATTTCTTCGGAACCTATGGTAACACTTTGGGAGAACGTTTAAACAAAGGAGAAATCAAACAATTTGACGACAATTCCCTACAACTTTTTGACATCAGTAACGACAACAAAACACATATGTTTAAAGCGGGAATGGATTTTTACATCAACGATAAAAACACCATTTCTGCCTATACCAATCAAAGCTTTACAAGCGGTTTAGGAAATGTTCGTACGGATCTGTTTTTCCCGAACGCAGCCAATAATATCACACAAAAGGACATTTACGATACGGATAACGTAAACAGCACGTATAACCTGGCTTATAAACACCTGTTTGGAAAAGAAGGCCATACTTTGGATGTGGAAGCAAACTACAATCACACTAAAAGTAATCAAGATGCTTCTTTTAACCCTATGGGTGGTGGTTTAAATCCCTATGCCGATTATGTAAAAGACAACCGTAACAGTACGATTATCAACGTGGATTATGTGAATCCATTAAATGAGAAATCGACTTTGGAAATGGGAGCTGAAGCGCGTTTAATGCGTACAGACAACAATTACCTGACGTCCCGTTTAAACACACCAAATGCGAACTTTAATTACGATGTTGATATTTATTCCTTCTACACCACTTTCGGTCAGAAATTTAAAAAATTCAGCTACCAGTTAGGCGCGCGTTTGGAAAGTTATAAAGTTCAGGCAGATTATTTCCAAAACGGAGAGAATGCACCGTTTAAAAATGACTATATCACCGTTTACCCATCGGCTTATTTTACCTATACACCAACGGAAGCAAACCAGTTCCAGATTAGCATGAGTCGTCGTGTAGATCGTCCGAGCGTAGAGCAAACCAAGCCTATCCGTGAATTCAGTACACCAAGAGTAACGTCAATTGGTAACCCGGAATTGGTTCCACAATTTACCAACTCGGTAGAATTGAACTATACCCGAATGCTGAAAAACGGTTCGGTAACAGCCGGAGTATACTACCGTGATATCCACGATGAGATTACCCGTACGTTCTACCCGGATCCAAATGCTGACCCGGATACGAAAAAAATCATTATGAGTTATACCAACTTTGATAAAAACTTAGCGTACGGATTTGAAGTATCGGCCAACTATAAATTCAATTCATGGTGGGATGTTCAGCCGAGTGTTGACTTCTCAAACATTCGTCAGAAAGGTGTTGTAGCGATTAAAAATGACGTAACCGGAGATTTCGATTACACTTTAAAACAGATTGATGCGGCAGCTTTTAACGCCCGTTTAAACAACAACTTTAAAGCTTCAAAAAGTCTGCGTTTCTCTTTATTCGGATTCTACCGGGGACCAGTAGATGGTGTTCAGGCAAACAGCAAAGCCATGTATAAAATTGACGCAGGAACCCGCTATAGCTTCTGGGCAAACAAAGCCTCTTTGAGCATCCGTTTCAACGATATCTTTAAAACGATGAAATACGGATTCGAAAGTCAGAACCCTTATCCGGGTGAAGGAGAATTCCGTTGGGAAAGTCAGTCACTGTTCGTAGGATTTAACTATATGTTCGGTGGCGGAAAAAACAGAGCTTTACAGCGTAAACAACGTGAGGACAACACCAAACAAAGTAGTGGTGGTATGTTCTAA
- the argS gene encoding arginine--tRNA ligase encodes MTLSQILTPPIQKAIQALFDVTLEKVEFQVTRREFEGDITMVIFPLLKLIKSNPVELGTKIGQYLVDNTEEVVRFNVVSGFLNIVIDDVYYLNFFNTIKNEAQYGFCSPKEGDKAIMVEYSSPNTNKPLHLGHVRNNLLGYSVAEILKAAGKKVYKTQIINDRGIHICKSMLAWQKFGQVQTPESTGLKGDKLVGNFYVTFDKEYKQQIAALMSEGKTEEEAKKQAPIILEAQDMLRKWEAGDAEVVALWEKMNQWVYDGFAVTYKNLGVNFDKEYFESNTYLLGKDVVQMGLEKGVFYKKEDGSVWIDLTADGLDEKLVLRSDGTAVYMTQDIGTAIQRVKDFPDVGGMVYTVGNEQDYHFKVLFLILKKLGFDWAESLYHLSYGMVELPSGKMKSREGTVVDADDLMEEMTATAQSISEELGKLDGYSDAEKAALYKIIGMGALKYFMLKVDPKKNMMFNPEESVDFAGNTGPFIQYTYARIQSILRKATFSLDETVRVDLHEKEKELVKQIALYPEVIQNAASHHSPALLANYAYDLVREYNSFYQSVLILGEEDNQKKVFRVQLSKKVGEIIESAFKLLGIQVPERM; translated from the coding sequence ATGACACTATCACAAATTCTTACGCCTCCTATACAAAAAGCGATTCAGGCATTATTTGATGTTACACTCGAAAAAGTTGAATTTCAGGTAACACGCAGGGAGTTTGAAGGCGATATTACAATGGTAATTTTTCCGCTTTTAAAACTGATAAAAAGTAATCCGGTTGAACTGGGAACAAAAATAGGACAATATCTGGTAGATAATACCGAAGAAGTGGTGCGATTCAATGTGGTTTCAGGATTCCTGAATATCGTGATTGACGATGTTTACTATCTGAATTTTTTCAACACTATAAAAAATGAGGCGCAGTATGGTTTTTGCTCGCCAAAAGAAGGCGATAAGGCCATAATGGTAGAATATTCATCGCCCAATACAAACAAACCGTTGCATTTAGGGCACGTTCGTAATAACCTGTTAGGCTATTCGGTTGCCGAAATCCTAAAAGCAGCCGGTAAAAAAGTGTATAAAACACAAATCATCAACGATAGAGGAATTCATATCTGTAAATCGATGTTGGCCTGGCAAAAATTTGGTCAGGTTCAGACGCCGGAAAGTACCGGATTAAAAGGCGACAAGCTGGTAGGGAATTTTTATGTGACGTTTGATAAAGAATACAAACAACAGATTGCAGCGTTAATGAGCGAAGGCAAAACGGAAGAAGAAGCCAAAAAACAGGCTCCGATCATTCTGGAAGCTCAGGATATGCTACGCAAATGGGAAGCTGGCGATGCGGAAGTTGTAGCACTTTGGGAAAAAATGAACCAATGGGTATATGACGGATTTGCTGTGACCTACAAAAATCTGGGGGTTAATTTCGATAAAGAATATTTTGAAAGCAATACGTACCTGCTAGGAAAAGATGTGGTACAAATGGGACTGGAAAAAGGCGTTTTCTATAAAAAAGAGGACGGATCGGTTTGGATCGATCTTACTGCCGACGGACTGGATGAAAAACTGGTATTGCGTTCGGATGGTACGGCTGTTTATATGACACAGGATATCGGAACCGCGATTCAGCGTGTAAAAGATTTCCCGGATGTAGGTGGAATGGTATACACGGTAGGAAATGAACAGGATTACCACTTTAAAGTATTATTCCTGATCCTGAAAAAATTAGGCTTTGATTGGGCTGAAAGTCTGTATCATTTGTCTTATGGAATGGTCGAATTGCCTTCCGGAAAAATGAAATCCCGCGAAGGAACGGTTGTGGATGCCGATGATTTAATGGAGGAAATGACCGCAACGGCACAATCCATTTCGGAAGAATTAGGAAAACTGGACGGTTATTCCGATGCCGAAAAAGCAGCACTTTATAAAATAATCGGAATGGGCGCGTTAAAATATTTTATGCTAAAAGTAGATCCGAAAAAGAATATGATGTTTAATCCGGAAGAATCCGTGGATTTTGCCGGAAACACAGGTCCTTTTATTCAGTATACCTATGCCCGTATTCAATCCATTTTAAGAAAAGCGACGTTTAGTCTGGACGAAACAGTACGTGTTGACTTACACGAAAAAGAAAAAGAACTTGTAAAACAGATCGCATTATATCCGGAAGTGATCCAAAATGCGGCTTCGCATCATAGTCCGGCGTTACTTGCAAATTATGCCTATGATTTGGTAAGAGAGTACAATTCCTTCTATCAGTCGGTTTTAATTTTGGGAGAAGAAGACAACCAGAAAAAAGTATTCCGAGTACAATTATCTAAAAAAGTAGGAGAAATCATCGAATCGGCATTTAAACTTCTGGGTATTCAGGTACCGGAGCGAATGTAA
- a CDS encoding GDSL-type esterase/lipase family protein: protein MCNKFLFILLYAFYGGPAFSQVDSLETVVDTLTIEEQPVVYGDNRITNTAALQKFFEKLYTLEVTGKGKINILHVGDSHIQADLFTGVVRKNLQYKFGNAGLGFSFPYNLAKTNGNYYVRYSSNESWSSYRNINPVNGNPVGLSGIALTTNAKDFAVEINVKDPAYEFNTLKILTPQGQNLFDVATSSKTIVLESNVPKKINHKIKKGEVISIIAEKYNVSVAELKRANGLKNNNIRAGKTLRIPTNEMQKKSIKRSEFIPLSLEQQDGVYSYYNAETIKKIYLLPNKNASKFALNGLVFEKDNPGIVYNSIGVNGAKFSDYNKYPLFFDQVPALHPDLVIVSLGTNETFDKMDVTAYMIQLNQFVETIKQKNPEAEVLVMTPPPSLLYRRSLNTFAADYTREINTQSESKQHAVWDLFSIFGGLYGVNRNYRQGLMSGDKVHYSKTGYEKQGTLFTEALLQAYENYKTNLKN, encoded by the coding sequence ATGTGCAATAAATTCCTTTTTATACTGCTGTATGCCTTTTATGGAGGACCTGCTTTTTCTCAGGTTGATTCCCTTGAAACAGTAGTCGATACACTGACTATAGAAGAGCAACCTGTCGTTTACGGCGATAACAGGATTACGAATACAGCTGCGTTGCAAAAGTTCTTCGAAAAACTATATACGTTGGAAGTCACCGGTAAAGGAAAGATCAACATTCTACATGTGGGCGATTCGCATATTCAGGCGGATTTGTTCACCGGTGTGGTTCGGAAAAATCTGCAATATAAGTTCGGTAATGCCGGCCTTGGTTTCTCCTTTCCGTATAATCTGGCCAAAACCAACGGAAATTATTATGTTCGCTATTCGTCAAACGAATCCTGGAGCAGTTACCGGAATATCAACCCGGTAAACGGGAATCCGGTAGGATTAAGCGGTATAGCATTAACAACCAATGCTAAGGATTTTGCTGTGGAAATTAACGTAAAAGATCCGGCATACGAATTTAATACCTTAAAAATACTGACACCACAAGGTCAGAATCTTTTTGATGTGGCAACCAGTTCCAAAACAATTGTATTGGAATCGAATGTCCCGAAAAAAATCAATCATAAAATTAAAAAAGGTGAAGTTATCTCGATCATTGCTGAGAAATACAATGTTTCGGTAGCCGAACTGAAACGAGCCAACGGTTTAAAAAATAATAATATTCGTGCCGGAAAAACATTGCGTATTCCAACGAATGAAATGCAAAAGAAAAGTATCAAACGTTCGGAGTTTATTCCATTATCGCTAGAACAGCAGGATGGTGTTTACAGTTATTATAATGCCGAAACGATTAAAAAAATATACCTGTTACCCAATAAAAATGCTTCAAAGTTTGCGTTAAACGGATTGGTGTTTGAAAAAGATAATCCGGGTATTGTTTATAACAGTATCGGTGTTAATGGTGCTAAGTTTTCGGATTATAATAAATACCCGTTGTTTTTTGATCAGGTTCCGGCATTACATCCCGATTTGGTGATTGTTTCACTGGGAACGAATGAAACCTTTGATAAAATGGACGTTACGGCCTATATGATACAGTTAAACCAGTTTGTGGAGACGATCAAACAGAAAAATCCGGAAGCCGAAGTATTAGTAATGACACCGCCACCATCGTTGTTATACCGTCGCTCTCTGAATACATTTGCAGCCGACTATACCCGTGAAATTAACACACAATCTGAAAGTAAGCAACATGCAGTTTGGGATTTGTTCTCCATTTTTGGAGGACTATACGGGGTGAATAGGAATTACCGTCAGGGATTAATGTCGGGTGATAAGGTACATTATTCCAAAACGGGCTATGAAAAACAGGGAACACTGTTTACGGAAGCCCTTTTACAAGCCTACGAGAATTATAAAACAAATTTGAAAAATTGA
- a CDS encoding beta-ketoacyl-ACP synthase III has product MYQSKISGLGYYVPDNVVTNDDLSKIMDTNDEWIQERTGIQERRHVIRGEDTTTTMGVKAAKIAIERSGVAKEDIDFVVFATLSPDYYFPGPGVAVQRDLGLRTVGALDVRNQCSGFVYALSVADQFIKTGMYKNILIIGSEVHSTGLDMTTRGRGVSVIFGDGAGAAVLSRSETPGKGILSTHLHSEGEHADELVLKAPGMGQRWVTDILADNDPNDESYYPYMNGQFVFKNAVVRFSEVIMEGLQANNLQVSDIDMLIPHQANLRISQFIQQKFKLTDDQVHNNIQKYGNTTAASIPIALTEAWEQGKIKDGDTVVLAAFGSGFTWASAIIKW; this is encoded by the coding sequence ATGTATCAGTCAAAAATTTCAGGATTAGGCTATTACGTTCCCGATAATGTGGTAACGAATGATGATTTGTCAAAAATTATGGATACCAACGATGAGTGGATCCAGGAGCGAACCGGTATTCAGGAACGACGCCATGTAATCAGAGGAGAAGATACCACCACAACGATGGGCGTTAAAGCTGCTAAAATTGCAATCGAACGTTCGGGTGTGGCTAAAGAAGATATTGATTTTGTAGTTTTCGCAACCTTAAGTCCGGATTATTATTTCCCAGGGCCGGGTGTTGCCGTACAAAGAGATTTGGGATTGCGTACAGTGGGTGCTTTGGACGTGCGGAATCAGTGTTCCGGATTTGTATATGCGCTTTCGGTAGCCGATCAGTTTATCAAAACCGGTATGTATAAAAATATATTGATTATTGGTTCTGAAGTGCATTCCACCGGATTAGACATGACCACCAGAGGTCGTGGCGTATCGGTAATTTTTGGAGATGGTGCCGGAGCTGCGGTTTTAAGCCGAAGCGAAACTCCGGGTAAAGGTATATTGTCAACGCATTTACATTCCGAAGGGGAACATGCCGATGAGTTGGTGTTAAAAGCGCCGGGTATGGGACAACGTTGGGTAACGGATATTCTGGCGGATAATGATCCGAACGACGAAAGTTACTATCCGTATATGAACGGACAATTTGTGTTTAAAAACGCGGTGGTTCGTTTTAGCGAAGTGATCATGGAAGGATTACAGGCGAACAACCTGCAGGTATCCGATATCGATATGTTGATTCCGCATCAGGCAAACCTGAGAATTTCACAGTTTATTCAACAAAAATTCAAACTCACCGACGATCAGGTTCATAACAATATCCAAAAATATGGAAATACAACCGCTGCCTCGATTCCGATCGCTTTGACCGAAGCCTGGGAACAAGGGAAAATCAAAGACGGCGATACGGTAGTATTGGCAGCTTTTGGTAGTGGATTTACCTGGGCAAGTGCGATTATTAAGTGGTAA